The following proteins are encoded in a genomic region of Populus trichocarpa isolate Nisqually-1 chromosome 13, P.trichocarpa_v4.1, whole genome shotgun sequence:
- the LOC7489656 gene encoding FT-interacting protein 7 has protein sequence MATKQKLIVEVVDARNLLPKDGHGSSSPYVVIDFYGQRKRTKSAIRDLNPTWNETLEFNVGKPSNVFGDMLELDVYHDKNYGPTRRINHLGRIRLSSSQFVRKGEEALIYYPLEKKYLFSWTQGEIGLRIYYQDEVTPPPPPPPQPAAAREEEAKADTNQESSPPQPTAEAAAPAESEATQPAEAQKSDVETGATTESNKEQPAEEAKSNEEPPAQAEAAAAPPPSDNAPAPIQVDKPPESDVGPSPPPQGPGGQNKEDPSPSSAAVNEPAQEDGDGIVLEPTFRKWGPAPPEIVAASTGSFPEIKVSGINAPQPIIRPVAPTSNYTLEPQESISIERSAFDLVEKMHYLFVRVVKARYLPTSGNPVVRIEVSNSRVQSKPARKTLCFEWDQTFAFGRDAPDSSSIVEISVWDPHDPKSSEMAAAANFLGGICFDVTEIPLRDPPDSPLAPQWYRLEGGGAYRSDLMLATWVGTQADDSFPDAWKTDTAGNINSRAKVYLSPKLWYLRATVLEAQDIFPLMPLKETAVQVKAQLGFQVQKTKTSVSRNGTPSWNEDLLFVAAEPCSDQLIFTLENRQPKGPVTIGMVRIALSATERRVDDRKVASRWFSLEDPRSEKAGYRGRVQLRLCFDGGYHVMDEAAHMSSDYRPTARQLWKQPVGTFELGIIGCKNLSPMKTVDGKGCTDAYCVAKYGPKWVRTRTVCDSLDPKWNEQYTWKVYDPCTVLTIGVFDSSGVYEIDGDKTATRPDFRMGKVRVRLSNLETGKVYRNRYPLILLTNNGVKKMGEIEVAVKFVRATPTLDFLHVYTQPLLPLMHHLKPLGVVQQELLRNSAVKIIATHLSRSEPSLRREVVSYMLDVDTHAFSMRKIRANWIRIINVIASVIDIVRWIDDTRVWKNPTSTVLVHALLIMLVWFPDLIVPTLAFYVFVIGAWNYRFRSRAPLPHFDPKLSLADSADRDELDEEFDPLPSSRPPEMVRTRYDKMRMLGARVQTVLGDFATQGERLQALVTWRDPRATGIFVGLCFVVAMILYMVPSKMVAMASGFYVFRHPIFRDRMPSPALNFFRRLPSLSDRIM, from the coding sequence ATGGCCACGAAGCAGAAACTAATAGTTGAAGTTGTTGATGCCCGGAATCTCTTACCAAAAGATGGCCATGGAAGCTCGAGTCCATACGTCGTGATCGATTTCTATGGGCAAAGAAAGAGGACGAAATCAGCAATTCGTGACTTGAACCCAACATGGAATGAAACGCTTGAGTTCAATGTTGGTAAGCCATCTAATGTTTTTGGGGACATGCTTGAGCTCGATGTTTACCATGACAAGAATTATGGTCCAACTAGAAGAATCAACCATCTTGGTAGAATTAGATTAAGTTCGAGCCAGTTTGTTAGAAAAGGCGAGGAGGCTTTGATATATTATCCCTTGGAGAAAAAATACTTGTTTAGTTGGACACAAGGTGAGATCGGATTAAGGATCTATTACCAGGATGAAGttacaccaccaccaccaccaccaccacagcCAGCAGCAGCACGGGAAGAGGAAGCGAAAGCGGACACGAACCAGGAGTCTTCACCACCACAGCCAACTGCTGAAGCAGCGGCGCCAGCAGAATCTGAAGCAACACAACCAGCTGAAGCTCAGAAATCTGATGTAGAAACAGGGGCAACGACAGAGTCAAACAAAGAGCAACCTGCTGAAGAGGCAAAGTCCAATGAGGAACCACCAGCTCAAGCTGAAGCAGCGGCAGCACCACCACCTTCAGATAATGCACCAGCACCTATTCAAGTTGATAAACCACCAGAATCTGATGTGGGACCATCACCACCTCCACAAGGACCTGGTGGTCAAAACAAAGAGGACCCGTCACCTTCCTCAGCAGCAGTAAACGAGCCTGCTCAAGAAGACGGTGATGGTATCGTCTTAGAGCCAACATTCAGAAAGTGGGGCCCGGCACCACCAGAGATCGTGGCAGCTTCGACAGGATCGTTTCCCGAAATCAAAGTATCAGGAATCAACGCTCCACAACCCATCATAAGGCCAGTGGCTCCAACCTCGAATTACACACTGGAACCACAGGAAAGTATTTCAATTGAGCGGTCAGCGTTTGATCTAGTTGAAAAGATGCATTACTTGTTTGTTCGGGTAGTGAAGGCTCGGTACCTACCAACCAGTGGGAACCCGGTTGTAAGGATTGAGGTTTCAAACAGCCGCGTACAATCAAAACCCGCCAGGAAAACATTATGCTTCGAGTGGGACCAGACTTTTGCATTTGGCCGCGATGCACCCGACTCCTCCTCCATAGTCGAGATTTCAGTGTGGGACCCACATGACCCTAAATCATCCGAGATGGCAGCAGCGGCGAATTTCCTAGGTGGAATTTGCTTTGATGTGACGGAGATCCCATTGCGGGACCCACCGGACAGCCCACTGGCCCCACAATGGTACAGGCTGGAAGGAGGTGGAGCCTACAGAAGCGATTTGATGCTTGCCACGTGGGTAGGCACACAAGCTGATGATTCATTCCCTGATGCTTGGAAGACCGACACAGCCGGCAACATCAACTCTAGAGCTAAAGTCTACTTGTCTCCAAAGTTATGGTACCTCAGAGCTACTGTATTAGAAGCCCAGGACATTTTTCCGTTGATGCCGTTAAAAGAAACCGCAGTTCAAGTCAAAGCCCAACTAGGTTTCCAAGTGCAAAAAACAAAGACTTCAGTCTCACGTAACGGCACTCCGTCATGGAACGAGGATTTATTATTTGTAGCGGCGGAGCCATGTAGTGATCAATTGATTTTCACATTAGAAAACCGGCAACCAAAAGGGCCGGTTACAATCGGGATGGTGAGGATCGCACTTTCAGCTACCGAGAGGCGGGTAGATGACAGGAAAGTGGCGTCTAGGTGGTTCAGCTTGGAAGATCCAAGGAGTGAAAAAGCGGGCTACAGAGGTAGGGTCCAGTTGAGGTTATGTTTCGATGGTGGGTACCACGTGATGGATGAAGCAGCGCACATGAGCAGCGATTACAGGCCAACGGCAAGGCAACTGTGGAAGCAACCGGTGGGGACTTTTGAGCTGGGTATCATTGGGTGCAAGAATTTATCACCGATGAAAACGGTAGACGGTAAGGGCTGTACTGATGCTTATTGTGTGGCGAAGTACGGTCCCAAATGGGTCCGAACCAGAACTGTGTGTGATAGCTTAGATCCTAAATGGAATGAGCAGTACACGTGGAAGGTTTACGACCCATGTACCGTGTTGACTATTGGGGTCTTTGATAGCTCGGGAGTATACGAGATCGATGGTGATAAAACTGCCACGCGTCCTGATTTTCGTATGGGGAAAGTCCGAGTACGTCTATCTAACTTGGAGACGGGTAAAGTGTATAGAAATAGATATCCCTTGATTTTGTTGACTAATAATGGCGTTAAGAAAATGGGAGAGATTGAAGTGGCTGTAAAATTTGTTCGTGCAACTCCAACACTGGATTTCTTACACGTGTACACACAACCCCTGTTGCCGTTGATGCATCATCTGAAGCCATTGGGGGTGGTCCAACAAGAATTGCTGAGGAACTCAGCAGTTAAGATAATAGCCACACACTTGTCAAGATCCGAGCCATCGCTGCGACGAGAGGTGGTGTCTTACATGCTTGATGTGGACACACATGCATTTAGTATGAGGAAGATACGAGCCAATTGGATTAGGATTATCAACGTGATTGCTAGCGTGATTGATATCGTACGATGGATCGATGATACACGTGTATGGAAGAATCCAACGTCTACAGTACTTGTGCATGCATTGCTAATCATGCTTGTGTGGTTCCCTGATTTAATTGTCCCCACATTAGCATTTTATGTGTTTGTGATTGGCGCTTGGAATTATAGGTTTCGGTCAAGGGCGCCATTGCCGCACTTTGATCCCAAGCTCTCACTGGCTGATAGTGCTGATCGTGATGAACTTGATGAGGAGTTTGATCCCCTGCCGAGTTCTAGGCCGCCGGAGATGGTGCGCACAAGGTACGATAAGATGCGCATGCTTGGGGCACGTGTGCAGACGGTGTTGGGGGATTTTGCCACGCAAGGGGAACGGTTGCAAGCACTGGTGACATGGAGGGACCCGCGAGCCACGGGGATCTTTGTGGGGCTGTGTTTTGTGGTGGCAATGATCCTCTATATGGTACCCTCCAAGATGGTGGCTATGGCATCAGGATTCTATGTTTTCCGGCATCCGATATTCCGTGATAGAATGCCATCGCCGGCATTGAACTTCTTTAGGAGGCTCCCTTCATTGTCTGATCGAATCATGTAA
- the LOC7489657 gene encoding uncharacterized protein LOC7489657 isoform X1 has translation MARISPIFLMGLAVIWAALAQAEYMIYKDATKPLNSRIKDLMSRMTLEEKIGQMTQIERNVASAEVMKDYFIGSVLSGGGSVPSKQASAETWINMVNEFQKGALSTRLGIPMIYGIDAVHGHNNVYKATIFPHNVGLGATREPELVKRIGAATALEVRATGIPYVFAPCIAVCRDPRWGRCYESYSEDPKLVQAMTEIVPGLQGDIPANSSKGIPFVAGKTKVAACAKHYLGDGGTTDGINENNTQISRHGLLSTHMPGYYNSIIKGVSTIMVSYSSWNGVKMHANRDMVTGFLKNILRFRGFVISDWEGIDRITSPPHANYSYSIQAGISAGIDMIMVPNNYKEFIDGLTSHVKNKVIPMSRIDDAVKRILRVKFVMGLFENPLADKSLVNELGSQEHRELAREAVRKSLVLLKNGESADEPLLPLHKKASKILVAGSHADNLGYQCGGWTIEWQGLSGKNLTSGTTILTAIENTVDPSTEVVYKENPDADFVKSNNFSYAIVVVGEPPYAETFGDCLNLTISEPGPSTIQNVCGSVKCVTVISSGRPVVIQPYLSLMDALVAAWLPGTEGQGVADVLFGDYGFTGKLPRTWFKTVDQLPMNVGDRHYDALFPFGYGLATDPTKTI, from the exons atggctAGAATATCTCCCATCTTCTTGATGGGACTTGCTGTCATCTGGGCAGCCTTAGCACAAGCAGAATACATGATCTATAAAGATGCAACGAAGCCCTTAAATTCTCGCATTAAGGACTTGATGAGCCGGATGACATTAGAGGAAAAAATTGGCCAGATGACTCAGATTGAACGCAATGTTGCATCAGCTGAGGTGATGAAGGACTACTTCATTG GGAGTGTACTGAGTGGAGGAGGGAGTGTTCCATCCAAACAGGCTTCCGCAGAAACTTGGATTAACATGGTGAATGAATTTCAAAAGGGTGCTTTATCAACCCGATTAGGAATTCCTATGATTTATGGAATTGATGCTGTTCATGGACATAACAACGTTTATAAGGCAACCATATTTCCTCACAATGTTGGACTTGGAGCTACCAG GGAGCCTGAACTTGTTAAGAGGATTGGAGCTGCAACTGCACTGGAAGTTAGAGCTACAGGCATTCCATATGTTTTTGCACCTTGTATCGCG GTTTGTCGAGATCCAAGATGGGGTCGGTGCTATGAAAGCTACAGTGAAGATCCTAAGCTCGTTCAAGCAATGACTGAGATTGTACCAGGATTACAAGGCGACATCCCTGCTAACTCCTCAAAGGGTATTCCCTTTGTCGCTGGAAA AACAAAGGTTGCTGCATGTGCGAAGCACTATTTGGGTGATGGTGGAACAACAGATGGCATTAATGAGAACAATACACAAATAAGCAGACACGGTTTGCTTAGCACCCACATGCCAGGCTACTATAACTCAATTATCAAGGGTGTGTCAACTATTATGGTTTCTTACTCAAGCTGGAATGGAGTTAAGATGCATGCTAACCGTGACATGGTCACTGGCTTTCTCAAAAACATTCTTCGTTTCAGG GGTTTTGTCATCTCAGATTGGGAGGGTATTGATAGGATCACTTCTCCTCCCCATGCTAACTACTCATATTCTATTCAAGCAGGAATCAGCGCTGGAATTGACATG ATCATGGTTCCAAACAACTACAAAGAATTCATTGATGGCCTAACATCCCACGTGAAAAATAAAGTCATCCCCATGAGCCGAATCGATGATGCAGTGAAGAGAATTTTGCGGGTCAAATTTGTGATGGGTCTATTTGAGAACCCATTGGCTGATAAAAGTCTAGTTAATGAGCTTGGCAGTCAG GAGCACAGAGAATTGGCTAGAGAAGCTGTGAGGAAATCACTTGTGCTGCTAAAGAATGGTGAATCAGCTGATGAGCCATTGCTACCCCTTCATAAGAAAGCGTCGAAAATACTTGTTGCTGGCAGCCATGCAGACAATCTCGGCTATCAATGTGGTGGATGGACAATTGAGTGGCAAGGACTCAGCGGCAAAAACCTCACGAGTG GAACCACAATCCTAACTGCCATAGAAAATACTGTCGATCCAAGCACTGAAGTTGTATACAAGGAGAATCCTGATGCAGACTTTGTCAAGTCTAACAACTTCTCTTACGCCATCGTTGTAGTAGGCGAGCCTCCATATGCGGAGACATTTGGTGACTGCTTGAACTTGACAATCTCTGAACCTGGCCCAAGCACGATACAAAATGTCTGCGGATCTGTTAAATGTGTTACTGTTATTAGTTCCGGCCGTCCTGTAGTAATCCAACCATATCTCAGCTTGATGGATGCTCTCGTTGCTGCTTGGCTCCCTGGAACTGAAGGCCAAGGTGTTGCTGATGTTCTATTTGGTGACTATGGTTTCACCGGCAAGCTTCCACGAACATGGTTCAAGACTGTTGATCAGCTGCCTATGAATGTTGGAGATCGACATTATGATGCCCTCTTCCCGTTCGGATATGGCCTCGCTACTGATCCTACCAAGACCATCTAG
- the LOC7489657 gene encoding uncharacterized protein LOC7489657 isoform X2, with protein sequence MELMLFMDITTFIRQPYFLTMLDLELPGKEPELVKRIGAATALEVRATGIPYVFAPCIAVCRDPRWGRCYESYSEDPKLVQAMTEIVPGLQGDIPANSSKGIPFVAGKTKVAACAKHYLGDGGTTDGINENNTQISRHGLLSTHMPGYYNSIIKGVSTIMVSYSSWNGVKMHANRDMVTGFLKNILRFRGFVISDWEGIDRITSPPHANYSYSIQAGISAGIDMIMVPNNYKEFIDGLTSHVKNKVIPMSRIDDAVKRILRVKFVMGLFENPLADKSLVNELGSQEHRELAREAVRKSLVLLKNGESADEPLLPLHKKASKILVAGSHADNLGYQCGGWTIEWQGLSGKNLTSGTTILTAIENTVDPSTEVVYKENPDADFVKSNNFSYAIVVVGEPPYAETFGDCLNLTISEPGPSTIQNVCGSVKCVTVISSGRPVVIQPYLSLMDALVAAWLPGTEGQGVADVLFGDYGFTGKLPRTWFKTVDQLPMNVGDRHYDALFPFGYGLATDPTKTI encoded by the exons ATGGAATTGATGCTGTTCATGGACATAACAACGTTTATAAGGCAACCATATTTCCTCACAATGTTGGACTTGGAGCTACCAGGTAA GGAGCCTGAACTTGTTAAGAGGATTGGAGCTGCAACTGCACTGGAAGTTAGAGCTACAGGCATTCCATATGTTTTTGCACCTTGTATCGCG GTTTGTCGAGATCCAAGATGGGGTCGGTGCTATGAAAGCTACAGTGAAGATCCTAAGCTCGTTCAAGCAATGACTGAGATTGTACCAGGATTACAAGGCGACATCCCTGCTAACTCCTCAAAGGGTATTCCCTTTGTCGCTGGAAA AACAAAGGTTGCTGCATGTGCGAAGCACTATTTGGGTGATGGTGGAACAACAGATGGCATTAATGAGAACAATACACAAATAAGCAGACACGGTTTGCTTAGCACCCACATGCCAGGCTACTATAACTCAATTATCAAGGGTGTGTCAACTATTATGGTTTCTTACTCAAGCTGGAATGGAGTTAAGATGCATGCTAACCGTGACATGGTCACTGGCTTTCTCAAAAACATTCTTCGTTTCAGG GGTTTTGTCATCTCAGATTGGGAGGGTATTGATAGGATCACTTCTCCTCCCCATGCTAACTACTCATATTCTATTCAAGCAGGAATCAGCGCTGGAATTGACATG ATCATGGTTCCAAACAACTACAAAGAATTCATTGATGGCCTAACATCCCACGTGAAAAATAAAGTCATCCCCATGAGCCGAATCGATGATGCAGTGAAGAGAATTTTGCGGGTCAAATTTGTGATGGGTCTATTTGAGAACCCATTGGCTGATAAAAGTCTAGTTAATGAGCTTGGCAGTCAG GAGCACAGAGAATTGGCTAGAGAAGCTGTGAGGAAATCACTTGTGCTGCTAAAGAATGGTGAATCAGCTGATGAGCCATTGCTACCCCTTCATAAGAAAGCGTCGAAAATACTTGTTGCTGGCAGCCATGCAGACAATCTCGGCTATCAATGTGGTGGATGGACAATTGAGTGGCAAGGACTCAGCGGCAAAAACCTCACGAGTG GAACCACAATCCTAACTGCCATAGAAAATACTGTCGATCCAAGCACTGAAGTTGTATACAAGGAGAATCCTGATGCAGACTTTGTCAAGTCTAACAACTTCTCTTACGCCATCGTTGTAGTAGGCGAGCCTCCATATGCGGAGACATTTGGTGACTGCTTGAACTTGACAATCTCTGAACCTGGCCCAAGCACGATACAAAATGTCTGCGGATCTGTTAAATGTGTTACTGTTATTAGTTCCGGCCGTCCTGTAGTAATCCAACCATATCTCAGCTTGATGGATGCTCTCGTTGCTGCTTGGCTCCCTGGAACTGAAGGCCAAGGTGTTGCTGATGTTCTATTTGGTGACTATGGTTTCACCGGCAAGCTTCCACGAACATGGTTCAAGACTGTTGATCAGCTGCCTATGAATGTTGGAGATCGACATTATGATGCCCTCTTCCCGTTCGGATATGGCCTCGCTACTGATCCTACCAAGACCATCTAG